The Ignavibacteriales bacterium region CACGTGCTCAACCTGACTTTCATAATCCGACGCATGAATTACGTGATCCTCAGTTCTCACTGCCCCCACGCGAGGATTGAACAGGTCTCGTATGCCATCTTTGAGTTCTCGCACGACCGTGCATTGGATATGCCGAAACGATCCCTCTCCCACGTACTGTTCCTTTGGGGCCTTGTTCCGGACGAGAATGAACAGCACTTCAGGCCGCGTCGTAAGGAGGTATCGGGTCTTTGCGTAGAGGTGTTCGAACGGGACTGTATCGCAAGCGTAAACATCAGAAACAAATTTGCCTATGTCATTGATCTGCTTGCGGATCAGGGCGACGATGTCGAATCCGCCATGGGATCTGACAAGTTCAAGTATCTGGGATGTGTATGCCAAGCCGTGTCCCCAGATCATGAAATAGTCCATCCGCGGCCCGCTGTTCCCGAAGCTGCGGGGTGTCATCTCATTCCTGAATGCGACCTGCAGGTTCTTTGTTTCGAGATCGAGAGCAACCTCCACATTTGTGTGCTTCCTGAGAACTTCGATGAATGCCAACGAGTTTTGTGACTTCACGTATTCGAGGTGTTTTTGCTTATCCGGTCGTTCGTTCATCCATTCCAGAAACTCCAGAAAACGCAGGGCAGTATCATGCTCCGGAGCAGGAACCCAGATAGGGCTCCCCTCGCACGACAGTTCTCGCCTCGTATCGAGGACCACCTCGTGGTAATGCGGGTCGACAACGATGTTTCTGTAGATGTTCAGCGAATCGATGAGATCGAATCGTATGTTCAATCGGACTGATTCCGGTGGAAAGAAATCTATGTGGCGGTGTATGGCGGCATTGCTGACTGTGATTCTGTAGCCCTTGTCTTCGTATCGCTTACCTACTTCGAGTATATGCTCCTGTACGGCGTCAGCGTCCCTGCAGAGGATATCGATGTCTGAGTAATCGCTATAGTTGGGGAAATGACCAGGGAGTTTCAGAATCACGTACTCTCGCATTTCCTCGAACATACCACGCACATCAACAAGATTCGAAAACACCTCAGAACTGCCTGAGTGCCGTGCACTTATACCCGTCGAACTCATTGGCCAGACTCTCCGGAGAGACTACTCTCGTGGGTGAATACCCTGCGTTGATTGAATACAGATTGCCGCGTTCCATACCGCCTTCGCACCTGAAACACACGCGTTCGGCAGTACAGCGTCAGAGCTCAAATCACTCCAAAGCTCGTACCACGAATGGCAACTCCGGCGGGATGTGCGCGAAGATCCGGAATCACCAGAAACTGATGATATTGGCCGATTTCAGAATCGGATATGCATATTGAACTCAGGCTGCCACTGTATACTATTCCACAGTTGGCGAATACTATTCGCAAGCGGGAAGGCCCGCGGTACGGCAACCGGATACGGGGCTGCAAAAAACGCTGGACGGTCAGATTGCTGAGCAATAGCACCGCTGTTGAAGATCAGGCTGGGCCTCTGGCCAAGGCACACAAATTGCTCTTGATTAGCGAGTAAGATCCCAATTTCCGCTCACGGTGAGAAGCGATTATGAGAGACATTCGATCTGAGATAGAAAAAATCAACGAAATAGTTTCACTTCCGACGGTGTTGGCGGAAATCATGGGAGAGCTCGATAAGGGTGATGGGGCGTCGAACAAGATCATCAAGCTCATTGAGACTGACCCAGTCCTGACCGGTAATGTTCTGCGCGCGGTGAACTCCCCGTTCTATGGACTTCGGTGGAGGGTCAACAGCGTGCCAAGCGCTATCGCGTTGCTTGGATTAGCCGAAACGAGCAGGATCCTTGTCGCTGTCTATATCAAACAGAAGCTCTTCGCGATGAATTCCGGTCAACGGACCGTCCTCGAGGCGCTCTGGAAACACTCGATCAACACCGCTGCGATCGCCCGCCTGATAACGAAGGAATACGGCATCTTGACCGGAGGAAAAGAGTTCACGGCCGGATTGATGCACGACATGGGTAAGATCGTCCTCATCCAGTATTTCCCGACAGAGCTGGAGACGATTACTCGCATGGTGCGGGAGCTGGAACTCAATGACGTTCAGGTGGAAAATCAGATTGTGGCAATATCGCACGACGAAATCGGCGGGGTGCTTGGAGAGCGGTGGAGATTGCCGCACGAGTTCGTTGAGGTCATGAGATTCCACCATACGCCTTCGAAGGCGACGATAAATCCGGAACTCACCACAGTTGTGCGCTTCGCCGATCTGCTCGCGGAGCACTGGATGTGCGGCATAGGAGAGAACCCGCCCGACACACTGTTCGATAACGATGAGAGTTTCAGCCTTCTGGCGCAGCATGAGCCGCGCATCAGGGCGCTGGGAGTCAAGGATGTGGTGGATCAGTTGGCGGAGAAATTCGTCGAGCAGAAGAGCCTGGTGGGTGTATTCTAGGGCGGATTCCTACGAGGGTGTTGTGTTTTGGTGGAGATCCTGCCGTCGGAAGCAGGCATGAACGCCTTTCTGAATTGAATATCTCTTCTAAGACACAGCAGTTGGCGGTACACGGATTTCGAATCGCAAGATGCACTTGAACCCGAGACGGATCACTTAAGCATTGGTGTAACCCTGCTTACAAATTGAATCGGGAATCCTGAAGGGTCACGCATCATCAACACATGGTCACCCGAGGGGGTCTTCGTGATATCCTCTGCAACTGTCGCGCCGGCTTTGAGCAATCTTTCCTTCGTCCCGGGCACATCAGCCACCATCAAGGCAAAATGGATCGACAGATGGCTGACCTTGCCAAAATCCACCACCGGGTACGCTGAATTCTGATAGAGCTCCAGCATCATCTGCTCGGATGAGTCTGCCACAAACATCCCGTATGCAGGAGCGCCCCCTGCCCGCACGATTTTCATCCCCAGATGGGCTACAAACCAACGCGCCGTTGCTCTGGAATCGGAAACATTCAGTGCAAGGTGTTCCGGTCGTACGCCCGTTGGCTTCAGCATTGGCTTCACCCGCTGTACGAACTGGATCGGCAATCCCCAGGGGTCCCTCAACATCAACACCTGATCCCCGGACGGGGTCTTCGTAATATCTTCAGTCAAGGTGGCTCGTGCGGCAAGGAGTTTCGTCTTGATGACTCCTATGTCCGGCACCATGAAAGCAAGATGAATCGACATGTGACTGATCTTTGCGGGCTCGAGC contains the following coding sequences:
- a CDS encoding VOC family protein, with the translated sequence MKTFARSLVILCTAAALLSFSQDQHSSVSPMAKEDLPMNNRQASNNGASITTAMNSQQSETIRPEHVAFNVPDPVAAVKWYTDNLGMKVMRQGGAPTFTSFIADSNGHMMMELFHNAEYPLLEPAKISHMSIHLAFMVPDIGVIKTKLLAARATLTEDITKTPSGDQVLMLRDPWGLPIQFVQRVKPMLKPTGVRPEHLALNVSDSRATARWFVAHLGMKIVRAGGAPAYGMFVADSSEQMMLELYQNSAYPVVDFGKVSHLSIHFALMVADVPGTKERLLKAGATVAEDITKTPSGDHVLMMRDPSGFPIQFVSRVTPMLK
- a CDS encoding HDOD domain-containing protein; its protein translation is MRDIRSEIEKINEIVSLPTVLAEIMGELDKGDGASNKIIKLIETDPVLTGNVLRAVNSPFYGLRWRVNSVPSAIALLGLAETSRILVAVYIKQKLFAMNSGQRTVLEALWKHSINTAAIARLITKEYGILTGGKEFTAGLMHDMGKIVLIQYFPTELETITRMVRELELNDVQVENQIVAISHDEIGGVLGERWRLPHEFVEVMRFHHTPSKATINPELTTVVRFADLLAEHWMCGIGENPPDTLFDNDESFSLLAQHEPRIRALGVKDVVDQLAEKFVEQKSLVGVF